A stretch of Sulfitobacter sp. THAF37 DNA encodes these proteins:
- a CDS encoding FAD-binding oxidoreductase, translating into MAQVTTLARNEDGIGTVLGVLKQTFGERFQTGEAIREQHGHTTTWIENQKPDGVVFARSTEEVSQVVKVCAEHKVPVIPYGTGTSLEGHVNAPAGGISIDLSQMDKVLEVNAGDLDCRVQPGVTREALNTHLRDQGLFFPIDPGANASLGGMTATRASGTNAVRYGTMKDNVLSLEVVLADGRIMRTASRARKSSAGYDLTRLMVGSEGTLGLITEITLKLQGIPEAISAARCSFPTLEAASRAVMATIQYGLPVARIELLDARVVQAVNAYSKLDLPETPLLLLEFHGSETAVAEQAETFGMLAEEEGGTGYQATGSLEERNRLWQARHDAYWAMLALRPGCKAVTTDVCVPISRLAEAVAATDAKAREMGLIAPVVGHAGDGNFHASLLLDMADAAEVTRAESFVSWLNDLAISMDGTCTGEHGVGQGKRPYLVRELGPEAIGVMGAIKVALDPDNIMNPGKILPA; encoded by the coding sequence ATGGCACAAGTCACCACGCTGGCAAGAAACGAGGACGGGATCGGTACGGTCCTGGGGGTGCTCAAGCAGACCTTCGGAGAACGGTTCCAGACCGGCGAAGCGATTCGCGAGCAGCACGGCCACACGACGACCTGGATCGAGAACCAGAAACCGGACGGCGTGGTCTTTGCCCGCTCGACCGAAGAGGTGTCGCAGGTCGTGAAGGTCTGCGCCGAGCACAAAGTGCCGGTCATTCCCTACGGCACCGGGACGTCGCTGGAGGGCCACGTCAACGCGCCCGCCGGTGGCATTTCCATCGACCTGTCGCAAATGGACAAGGTGCTTGAGGTCAATGCGGGCGACCTGGATTGCCGGGTGCAGCCGGGGGTCACGCGGGAGGCGCTGAACACCCACCTGCGCGACCAGGGGCTGTTCTTTCCGATTGATCCGGGCGCCAATGCCTCGCTTGGGGGGATGACGGCGACGCGCGCCTCGGGGACCAACGCGGTCCGCTACGGCACGATGAAGGACAATGTGCTGAGCCTGGAAGTGGTGCTGGCGGACGGCAGGATCATGCGCACTGCCAGCCGGGCGCGAAAGTCCTCTGCCGGGTATGACCTGACACGGCTCATGGTCGGATCAGAGGGCACGCTGGGCCTGATCACAGAGATCACCCTGAAGCTGCAGGGCATCCCCGAGGCGATCTCGGCGGCGCGCTGTTCCTTTCCGACGCTGGAGGCGGCATCCCGCGCGGTGATGGCAACGATCCAGTACGGCCTGCCGGTGGCGCGGATCGAACTGCTGGATGCGCGGGTGGTCCAGGCGGTGAACGCCTATTCCAAGCTCGACCTGCCGGAAACGCCGTTGCTGCTGCTGGAATTCCACGGCTCGGAGACCGCGGTGGCGGAGCAGGCGGAGACCTTTGGCATGCTGGCAGAGGAAGAGGGCGGGACGGGCTATCAGGCCACGGGGTCGCTGGAGGAGCGCAACAGGCTGTGGCAGGCGCGTCATGACGCCTATTGGGCCATGCTGGCGCTGCGGCCCGGCTGCAAGGCCGTGACGACGGATGTCTGCGTCCCGATTTCGCGTCTGGCCGAGGCGGTCGCGGCCACGGACGCCAAGGCCCGTGAGATGGGGCTGATCGCGCCGGTGGTGGGCCATGCGGGCGACGGGAATTTCCACGCATCCTTGCTTTTGGACATGGCCGACGCTGCGGAAGTGACCCGCGCGGAGAGCTTCGTCAGCTGGCTGAACGACCTGGCGATTTCCATGGACGGCACCTGCACAGGCGAACATGGCGTGGGACAGGGCAAACGGCCCTATCTTGTGCGGGAACTGGGGCCGGAGGCGATTGGCGTCATGGGGGCGATCAAGGTGGCGCTGGACCCCGACAACATCATGAATCCGGGCAAGATCCTGCCTGCCTGA
- a CDS encoding FAD-dependent oxidoreductase: MKTQVKALVVGGGAVGTSIAYHLARAGWEDVMLLERDELTSGSTWHAAGLLPYFNMSYATTHIHDYSIKFYKTLEEETGLNAGFAVVGNLRMAQTDERMDEYMLYASTAETCGVPYEWLTPDQIKAKWPLIRTEDLKGALYHQTDGYINPADVTMAMAKGARQRGVMIERKWQADAFHWNGDAWEVTATKMVEKGGNLVPSDEQIVITAEHVVTASGNHAQRTAKMLGIKMPAIPVEHQFIVMDQDPELVKFRKEEGNVEHPVIRDADAQSYVREERGGWILGVYEPHAPARFEYGVPDSFRADLFQLDLDRIEDQYMAMNHRIPSAENCGLKDDFNGPICYTPDGNPLVGPAPGLRNMWLAEGFSFGITAAGGTGYYLAQLMVEGEAEIDMASLDPKRYGDWMTTEFAARKNEEAYEHVYILHHPDEERPACRPLRTSPAYDRQAARGAQFGWVNGWERPNYYAPEGFSDHDARSFRRGGWWQYAVEEARAIREGVGLIDATAFTKHLVKGPGATQFLDWFTCNKLPSVGRINLTYALTGAGTTRTEYTIVRLAENEYYLVSAGAWTAYDSDYLRKAIEDKAPEFGYIECHDVTTQWGVFAIAGPKSRDVLKEIVKDADPDTVLSNKRFPWLTMRNIELGMCPVRAIRVAYTGELGWELHHPIEMQNYLFDQLEKAGEKYGMKLVGARAQNWLRQEKSYRAFGNELGRDATPLEADLPRFVDLSKEFHGKQAMADHGIRSKCVTLLIDGPEDADPWGREVLYHAEGRTGRLTSGGYSVAFGKSIGMGYVKPEHAEVGTKLKVKMFDRLWDAEVVEDSPYDPKNVNIRVDG; the protein is encoded by the coding sequence ATGAAAACGCAAGTCAAAGCATTGGTCGTGGGCGGCGGCGCCGTCGGGACCTCGATCGCCTATCATCTGGCGCGTGCGGGCTGGGAGGATGTGATGTTGCTGGAGCGCGACGAGCTGACGTCGGGTTCCACCTGGCATGCGGCGGGCCTGCTGCCCTATTTCAACATGTCCTATGCGACCACGCATATCCATGATTATTCGATCAAGTTCTACAAGACCCTGGAAGAAGAGACCGGTCTGAACGCGGGCTTCGCCGTGGTGGGCAACCTGCGCATGGCGCAGACCGACGAACGCATGGACGAGTACATGCTCTATGCCTCCACCGCCGAGACCTGTGGTGTGCCTTATGAGTGGCTGACACCCGATCAGATCAAGGCCAAGTGGCCGCTGATCCGGACAGAGGACCTGAAGGGCGCGCTGTATCACCAGACCGACGGCTACATCAACCCGGCGGATGTGACCATGGCCATGGCCAAGGGCGCGCGCCAGCGCGGCGTGATGATCGAGCGCAAATGGCAGGCGGATGCGTTTCACTGGAACGGCGACGCCTGGGAAGTGACCGCCACCAAGATGGTGGAAAAGGGCGGCAACCTTGTGCCGTCGGACGAGCAGATCGTGATCACGGCGGAGCATGTGGTGACTGCCAGCGGCAACCATGCGCAGCGCACCGCGAAGATGCTGGGGATCAAGATGCCTGCGATTCCGGTGGAGCACCAGTTCATCGTGATGGATCAGGACCCCGAGCTGGTGAAGTTCCGCAAGGAGGAAGGCAACGTCGAACATCCGGTGATCCGCGACGCCGATGCGCAGTCCTATGTGCGCGAGGAACGCGGCGGCTGGATCCTGGGGGTCTACGAGCCGCACGCGCCCGCGAGGTTCGAATACGGCGTGCCGGACAGCTTCCGCGCCGATCTGTTCCAGCTGGATCTGGACCGGATCGAGGATCAGTACATGGCGATGAACCATCGTATTCCATCCGCCGAGAACTGCGGGTTGAAGGACGATTTCAACGGCCCGATCTGCTACACCCCCGATGGCAACCCGCTGGTGGGTCCCGCCCCGGGCCTGCGCAACATGTGGCTGGCCGAGGGGTTCTCCTTTGGCATCACTGCGGCGGGCGGCACCGGCTATTACCTCGCGCAGCTGATGGTCGAGGGCGAGGCCGAGATCGATATGGCGTCGCTCGACCCCAAACGCTACGGCGACTGGATGACCACGGAGTTCGCGGCGCGCAAGAACGAGGAAGCCTACGAGCACGTCTATATCCTGCACCACCCCGACGAGGAACGCCCTGCCTGCCGGCCCCTGCGCACCTCGCCCGCCTATGACCGGCAGGCCGCACGCGGCGCGCAATTCGGCTGGGTCAATGGCTGGGAGCGCCCGAACTACTACGCGCCCGAAGGGTTCAGCGACCACGATGCGCGCAGTTTCCGCCGCGGCGGCTGGTGGCAGTATGCCGTGGAAGAGGCACGCGCGATCCGCGAGGGCGTGGGTCTGATCGACGCGACGGCCTTTACCAAGCATCTGGTCAAGGGGCCGGGGGCGACGCAGTTCCTGGACTGGTTCACCTGCAACAAGCTGCCCTCTGTCGGTCGGATCAACCTGACCTATGCCCTGACCGGGGCGGGGACCACGCGCACGGAGTACACCATCGTCCGGCTGGCCGAGAATGAATATTACCTCGTCTCCGCCGGGGCCTGGACGGCCTATGACAGCGATTACCTGCGCAAGGCGATCGAGGACAAGGCGCCGGAGTTCGGTTACATCGAATGCCATGACGTGACCACGCAATGGGGTGTCTTTGCCATCGCGGGACCGAAGTCGCGCGATGTTCTCAAGGAAATCGTCAAGGACGCGGACCCGGACACGGTGCTGTCGAACAAGCGTTTCCCCTGGCTGACCATGCGCAACATCGAACTGGGCATGTGCCCGGTGCGCGCCATCCGCGTCGCCTATACCGGCGAGTTGGGCTGGGAGCTGCACCACCCGATCGAGATGCAGAACTACCTGTTCGACCAGCTGGAAAAGGCGGGTGAAAAGTATGGCATGAAGCTGGTCGGCGCGCGGGCGCAGAACTGGCTGCGGCAGGAAAAGAGCTACCGCGCCTTCGGCAACGAACTGGGCCGCGACGCGACCCCGCTGGAAGCCGACCTGCCGCGCTTTGTGGATCTGTCCAAGGAGTTTCACGGCAAGCAGGCAATGGCCGATCACGGCATCCGCAGCAAATGCGTGACCCTTCTGATCGACGGGCCGGAGGATGCGGACCCCTGGGGTCGCGAGGTGCTCTATCATGCGGAGGGTCGCACCGGGCGTCTGACCTCGGGCGGGTACTCCGTGGCTTTCGGGAAATCCATCGGCATGGGCTATGTCAAACCCGAACACGCCGAGGTCGGCACCAAGCTGAAGGTCAAGATGTTCGACCGGCTTTGGGATGCCGAAGTGGTCGAGGACAGCCCCTATGACCCCAAAAACGTGAATATCCGGGTCGACGGGTGA
- a CDS encoding GH25 family lysozyme codes for MILFRRLFFLCLLALAACGGANDTGVPPAPPGVLFAPDFGDSNPASFNAPRPDAFAVHGIDAARFQKSIAWGEARANGVNFAFIKATEGGDLLDTAFHEHWRAAGSAGVVRGAYHFYYFCTSPEDQARWFIRNVPRTSGMMPPVLDMEWNPFSPTCATVRPPGAEVRDQMRRWLRIVEAHYGQRPIIYTTPEFYRQNGLGQFDGYEFWLRSTAKTLGEVYSGQPWKFWQYTATGIVPGIAGGVDLNAFNGSRSDWQNWIARRAVR; via the coding sequence ATGATCCTGTTCCGTCGCCTTTTCTTCCTGTGCCTGCTTGCCCTCGCCGCCTGTGGCGGCGCGAACGATACCGGGGTGCCGCCCGCCCCGCCCGGTGTGCTCTTCGCGCCGGATTTCGGGGACAGCAATCCGGCCAGCTTCAACGCGCCCCGTCCCGATGCCTTTGCGGTGCACGGGATCGACGCGGCGCGTTTTCAAAAGAGCATCGCATGGGGAGAGGCACGGGCAAACGGCGTCAATTTCGCCTTCATCAAGGCGACCGAGGGGGGCGACCTGCTTGACACCGCGTTTCACGAACACTGGCGCGCCGCAGGCAGCGCGGGTGTCGTGCGCGGGGCCTATCATTTCTACTACTTCTGCACCTCTCCCGAGGATCAGGCGCGCTGGTTCATCCGCAACGTACCGCGCACGTCCGGCATGATGCCCCCGGTGCTTGACATGGAATGGAACCCGTTTTCGCCCACCTGCGCCACCGTGCGCCCGCCCGGGGCAGAGGTGCGCGACCAGATGCGGCGCTGGCTGCGGATCGTCGAGGCGCATTACGGACAGCGCCCGATCATCTACACCACGCCGGAATTCTACCGGCAGAACGGTCTTGGGCAGTTTGACGGCTACGAATTCTGGCTGCGCTCGACCGCCAAGACCCTGGGCGAAGTCTATTCGGGACAGCCGTGGAAATTCTGGCAGTATACCGCCACCGGCATTGTACCGGGCATCGCGGGCGGTGTGGACCTGAACGCCTTCAACGGCAGCCGGTCGGACTGGCAGAACTGGATCGCGCGCCGGGCGGTACGCTAG
- a CDS encoding DUF938 domain-containing protein encodes MSRKLPPTASVADQRENGKLFAPAAARNADAICTVLADHAPATGRALEIASGTGQHVVAFARALPDLRWHPTEIDPARRASIDAHAAEAALPNIAPAQQLDATEPGWAARWPPVDLVVLVNLLHLVSEPEARHILDGVASALVPGGVFVLYGPFRRSGTLTSDGDRRFDAELRSADPLIGYKDDLAVADWLRNSGLEPGGVIEMPANNLALVARKPV; translated from the coding sequence GTGAGCCGTAAACTGCCCCCCACCGCCAGCGTGGCGGACCAGCGCGAGAACGGCAAGCTCTTTGCCCCCGCCGCGGCCCGGAATGCCGACGCGATCTGTACCGTGCTGGCCGATCATGCGCCCGCCACGGGCCGCGCGCTGGAAATCGCCAGTGGCACCGGGCAGCATGTCGTGGCATTTGCCCGCGCCCTGCCCGACCTGCGTTGGCACCCGACCGAAATCGACCCGGCCCGCCGGGCCAGCATCGACGCGCATGCGGCCGAGGCGGCGCTGCCAAACATCGCCCCGGCGCAGCAGCTTGACGCGACCGAACCGGGCTGGGCTGCCAGGTGGCCGCCCGTCGACCTGGTGGTCCTGGTAAATCTGCTGCACCTCGTCTCGGAACCCGAGGCGCGGCACATCCTGGACGGCGTCGCCTCTGCATTGGTGCCGGGCGGTGTTTTTGTCCTTTATGGTCCGTTCAGGCGAAGTGGCACGCTGACCAGCGACGGCGACCGCCGGTTCGATGCGGAATTGCGGAGCGCCGATCCGCTGATCGGCTACAAGGACGACCTTGCAGTCGCGGACTGGCTGCGCAACTCTGGGCTGGAGCCCGGCGGTGTGATCGAGATGCCCGCCAACAACCTTGCCCTTGTCGCGCGAAAGCCTGTCTGA
- a CDS encoding aldo/keto reductase, with amino-acid sequence MKQTLTSPDGTPASRLAFGTMQFGGRADEAASASMFDACVAAGITHFDTAHVYTDGASETLLGRFLGSRRDSLIVATKAAYTGGAGRENVLASAETSRQRMQIDTLDVLYLHRFDADTPLSESFGALAELKQKGHVRHIGLSNFAAWQVVKAAGVAAGFGLDIAVIQPMYNLVKRQAEVEILPMADDLGILVAPYSPLGGGLLTGKYGAGGTGRLSEDDRYAARYGQALMHDAAAGLNGVAQELGVHPATLAVAWAARHPTGPSPIISARSLEQLQPSLAALDFEMSDDLYARLSTLSPTPPPATDRLEEQA; translated from the coding sequence GTGAAACAGACACTCACCAGCCCCGACGGCACCCCCGCCAGCCGCCTTGCCTTTGGCACCATGCAGTTCGGCGGGCGCGCGGACGAAGCCGCCTCTGCCTCGATGTTCGACGCCTGTGTCGCGGCGGGCATCACCCATTTCGACACCGCCCATGTCTATACCGACGGCGCGTCGGAGACGCTGCTGGGCAGGTTTCTGGGCAGCCGGCGGGACAGCCTGATCGTCGCGACCAAGGCCGCCTATACCGGCGGCGCGGGGCGCGAGAACGTCCTCGCGTCGGCGGAAACCTCGCGCCAGCGCATGCAGATCGACACGCTGGACGTGCTCTACCTGCACCGGTTCGACGCCGACACCCCCCTGTCGGAAAGCTTTGGCGCACTGGCGGAGTTGAAGCAGAAGGGCCATGTCCGCCACATCGGTCTGTCCAACTTTGCCGCCTGGCAGGTGGTCAAGGCGGCTGGGGTCGCGGCGGGTTTCGGCCTCGATATCGCGGTGATCCAGCCGATGTACAATCTGGTCAAACGCCAGGCCGAGGTCGAGATCCTGCCGATGGCGGATGACCTTGGCATCCTTGTCGCGCCCTATTCGCCGCTGGGCGGTGGCCTGCTCACGGGCAAATACGGGGCGGGCGGCACCGGCCGGCTGAGCGAAGACGACCGCTATGCCGCGCGCTATGGTCAGGCCCTCATGCACGATGCCGCCGCTGGTCTGAACGGCGTGGCGCAGGAACTGGGGGTGCATCCCGCCACGCTGGCGGTGGCCTGGGCCGCGCGGCATCCGACCGGGCCAAGCCCGATCATCTCGGCCCGGTCGCTGGAGCAGTTGCAGCCCTCGCTGGCTGCGCTGGACTTCGAGATGTCGGATGATCTTTACGCCCGGCTCAGCACGCTCAGCCCGACGCCGCCCCCGGCCACGGACCGACTTGAGGAACAGGCATGA
- a CDS encoding glutathione S-transferase family protein, protein MIHVHHLNRSRSHRILWLLEEIGEPYTIAHYTRDAKTNLAPPELRSVHPLGKSPMVELDGRLITESAAITEVLCTRFAPEMIPDRDDDAYLRHLELMHFAEGSAMTPILLNLYVGRLGEAGAPLHPRISDELTSHFAYMNSLVRPSGHFVLDRLSAADIMLSFPAEIAMRMERGAEFPALKGFVDMIRARPAYQRATEKGGE, encoded by the coding sequence ATGATCCACGTCCACCACCTGAACCGATCCCGTTCTCACCGCATCCTCTGGCTGCTGGAGGAAATCGGAGAGCCCTATACAATCGCGCACTACACGCGGGACGCCAAAACCAACCTTGCCCCGCCGGAGCTGCGCAGCGTGCATCCGCTGGGCAAGTCGCCGATGGTGGAACTGGACGGCAGGCTGATCACCGAAAGCGCCGCGATCACCGAGGTGCTTTGCACCCGCTTTGCGCCGGAAATGATTCCGGACCGCGACGACGACGCCTACCTGCGGCACCTGGAGTTGATGCATTTCGCCGAAGGGTCGGCGATGACACCGATCCTGCTGAACCTTTACGTGGGCCGCCTGGGCGAAGCGGGCGCGCCGCTGCATCCGCGCATTTCGGACGAACTCACCAGCCATTTCGCCTATATGAACAGCCTCGTGCGGCCCTCGGGGCATTTCGTGCTCGACCGGTTGTCGGCGGCGGATATCATGCTGAGCTTTCCGGCGGAAATCGCCATGCGGATGGAGCGCGGCGCGGAATTTCCGGCGTTGAAGGGCTTTGTCGATATGATCCGCGCGCGCCCGGCCTACCAGCGGGCAACCGAGAAGGGCGGAGAGTGA